A part of Lagopus muta isolate bLagMut1 chromosome 26, bLagMut1 primary, whole genome shotgun sequence genomic DNA contains:
- the LOC125685018 gene encoding granzyme M-like has product MPHVIAALCPGPTALQLFAHSMERSAVVGLLLLLALPNPGLGEQCNGAGMADGASASLQGAAGHGGSHPHSAVAVGWAPPLPVARSHLRIIGGREAKPHSRPYMVSLQARGVHVCGGALLNPRWVLTAAHCIPRSADVSRMVVVVGLHRLLEHRDTQSFSIRAACPHPGYDRQTMENDLLLLQLEGKVKRSKRHRPIALLRREPAVGTVCSLAGWGGRKELAAALQELEVTVLDTRMCNNSRFWNGDLTPTMICFQGRSHGKAPTKGDSGGPLVCGRPAAVAGVMSFSSPNPADPFKPPVATSAVKHRVWIRRTLRRGCTAQMEQPRLFTQGSQQLSDKAAGTPTSTQP; this is encoded by the exons ATGCCGCACGTCATCGCAGCCCTCTGCCCCGGCCCCACAGCCTTGCAGCTCTTTGCACACAGCATGGAGAGGAGCGcagttgtggggctgctgctgctgctggcgctgcCCAACCCAGGGCTGGGTGAGCAATGCAATGGGGCTGGGATGGCCGACGGGGCTTCTGCGTCactgcaaggagcagcagggcaTGGGGGCAGCCATCCCCActcagcagtggctgtgggATGGGCTCCCCCTCTCCCAGTAGCGCGGTCACATCTGCGCATCATCGGGGGACGCGAGGCCAAGCCCCACTCCCGGCCCTATATGGTGTCACTGCAGGCCAGGGGGGTGCACGTCTGTGGGGGAGCACTGCTGAACCCACGCTGGGTGCTGACAGCTGCACACTGCATCCCACGGAG TGCCGATGTCTCcaggatggtggtggtggtggggctGCACCggctgctggagcacagggaCACTCAGAGCTTCTCCATCCGCGCTGCCTGTCCCCACCCTGGCTACGACAGACAGACGATGGAGAATgacctcctcctgctgcag CTGGAGGGGAAGGTGAAGCGCAGCAAAAGGCACCGACCCATCGCGCTGCTGCGGCGGGAGCCGGCGGTGGGCACCGTGTGCAGCCTGGCAGGCTGGGGTGGTCGAAAAGAGCTGGCAGCCGcgctgcaggagctggaggtgaCCGTGCTGGACACGAGGATGTGCAACAACAGCCGCTTCTGGAACGGGGACCTCACACCCACCATGATCTGCTTCCAGGGCCGGAGCCACGGCAAAGCCCCCACCAAg GGTGATTCCGGGGGTCCCCTGGTGTGCGGGCGCCCCGCGGCGGTGGCGGGCGTTATGTCCTTCAGCAGCCCCAACCCTGCTGACCCCTTCAAGCCCCCGGTGGCCACCTCAGCAGTGAAGCACCGTGTGTGGATCCGGCGCACGCTGCGGCGTGGCTGCACGGCACAGATGGAGCAGCCCCGGCTATTTACACAg
- the PCSK4 gene encoding proprotein convertase subtilisin/kexin type 4: MRSCAGRGGQVASPCPWQRSRGMAAPRGLGAAWGLRLLLGLGLGGGLGLPQDLPAARPRVYMSSWAVRVEAGPRDAGRLAKRHGMLCVGQVLEEEPYYHFQHRGSRQTSLSRHWGWSLRLSREPQVLWFEQQTVKSRAKRSVSVVPTDPWFPKQWYMNNDISPDLNILTAWSKGYTGRGVVLSILDDGIEKDHPDLAANYDPLASYDFNSNDPDPQPRYNAWDENRHGTRCAGEAAAAANNQICGAGIAYNAKIGGVRMLDGPITDIVEAQSLSLRPQHIHIYSASWGPLDDGRHVDGPGVLAMKAFHNGITKGRGGLGSIFIWASGNGGINYDNCNCDGYTNSIYTLTVSSAFASGRQPRYSEPCASTLTTTYSSSTSSKAQIVTTDLHHRCTDRHAGSSASAPLAAGMVALALEANPALTWRDVQHLVVRASRPAHLQAEDWAVNGVGHKVSHHYGYGLLDAALLVELAQAWAGSRPQQRCSIEALRAPWNIGSKLTVPADTSSCSGRTRSIRSLEHVQVQLSLSYSRRGDLQVALRSPMGTTSTLVSVRPYDTSQQGYKDWTFMSTHFWDENPNGTWTLQLENKGDAYNTGVLTSFILHLHGTDEDMMARHFSAPTMGECTKQDAQGACEECSGSFYAYQSSCLSYCPPRSYGRSRSTTYTSRICARCHHSCYTCQGSSANNCTSCPAAHTLDEDTHSCSAPQGLTPQEGLYRNLLPIVLLLCEIAILLAMLSCMFRTAWLCVLAGCAGRCWAGGK, translated from the exons ATGCGGAGCTgtgcggggcggggcgggcaggTGGCGTCGCCGTGTCCGTGGCAACGATCGCGGGGCATGGCGGCACCGCGCGGCCTGGGGGCGGCGTGGGGGCTGCGGCTGCTGCTGGGtctggggttgggggggggtcTGGGGCTCCCGCAGGATCTgcccgcagcccggccccgAGTCTACATGAGCAGCTGGGCCGTGCGGGTGGAAGCGGGGCCGCGGGATGCGGGGCGGTTGGCAAAGCGGCACGGGATGCTGTGCGTGGGGCAG gtgctggaggAAGAGCCCTACTACCACTTCCAGCACCGTGGCTCCAGGCAGACGTCCCTGAGCAGGCACTGGGGCTGGAGCCTGCGGCTGAGCAGGGAGCCACAG gTTCTCTGGTTTGAGCAGCAAACGGTGAAGAGTCGTGCCAAGAGGAGCGTCAGCGTGGTGCCCACAGATCCCTGGTTCCCCAAGCAGTGGTACATG AACAACGACATCAGCCCCGATCTCAACATCCTCACTGCCTGGAGCAAAGGCTACACTGGCCGGGGGGTCGTGCTGTCCATCCTGGATGATGGCATTGAGAAGGACCACCCTGACCTGGCTGCTAACTAC GATCCCCTCGCGAGTTATGACTTCAACAGCAACGACCCTGACCCCCAGCCCAGGTACAACGCCTGGGATGAGAACCG GCACGGGACGCGCTGTGCAGGAGAGGCAGCAGCCGCAGCCAACAACCAGATCTGCGGTGCAGGCATTGCATACAATGCAAAAATTGGAG GTGTGCGGATGCTGGACGGTCCCATCACGGACATCGTGGAGGCTCAGTCCCTCAGCCTGCGGCCGCAGCACATCCATATCTACAGCGCCAGCTGGGGCCCTCTGGATGATGGGAGGCACGTGGATGGGCCAGGGGTGCTGGCCATGAAAGCCTTTCACAACGGGATCACAAAA GGGCGTGGGGGGCTCGGTTCCATCTTCATCTGGGCCTCTGGCAATGGTGGCATCAATTATGACAACTGCAACTGCGACGGGTACACCAACAGCATCTACACGCTGACTGTGAGCAGTGCCTTTGCCAGCGGCCGGCAGCCCCGCTACAGCGAACCCTGTGCCTCCACCCTCACCACCacctacagcagcagcaccagcagcaaagcacagatt gTGACCACTGATCTGCACCACCGCTGCACCGACAGACACGCAGGCAGCTCTGCCTCGGCCCCGTTGGCTGCAGGAATGGTTGCCCTCGCTCTGGAGGCCAA cccagcactgaccTGGCGTGACGTGCAGCACCTGGTGGTCAGGGCCTCCCGACCCGCTCACCTGCAGGCAGAGGATTGGGCTGTGAACGGGGTTGGACACAAGG TGAGCCACCACTACGGCTACGGGCTGCTGGACGCGGCTCTGCTGGTGGAGCTGGCCCAGGCGTGGGCAGGAAGCCGGCCTCAGCAGAGGTGTTCCATCGAAGCTCTCCGCGCCCCCTG GAACATCGGCTCCAAACTCACCGTGCCTGCAGACACCTCCTCCTGCTCGGGGAGGACCAGGAGCATCCGCTCACTGGAGCACGTCCAGGTGCAGCTCTCACTGAGCTACAGCCGCCGGGGGGACCTGCAGGTTGCACTGAGGAGCCCCATGGGGACCACGTCCACACTGGTGTCTGTGCG CCCATACGACACCAGCCAGCAGGGCTACAAGGACTGGACCTTCATGTCCACACATTTCTGGGATGAGAACCCCAACGGGACCTGGACACTGCAGCTGGAGAACAAGGGTGATGCCTACAACACAG GCGTGCTGACCAGCTTCATTCTTCACCTGCACGGCACAGATGAGGACATGATGGCCAGGCACTTCTCAGCCCCCACCATGGGCGAGTGCACCAAGCAGGACGCACAGGGAGCATGCGAGG AGTGCAGTGGCTCCTTCTATGCCTACCAGAGCTcctgcctgtcctactgcccACCCCGCTCCTACGGCCGCTCCCGGAGCACCACGTACACATCCCGCATCTGCGCCCGCTGCCACCACTCGTGCTACACGTGCCAGGGCAGCTCGGCCAACAACTGCACCTCCTGCCCCGCTGCCCACACCTTGGATGAGGACACCCACTCCTGCTCCGCTCCGCAGGGCCTCACCCCCCAGGAAGGGCTGTACAGGAACCTCCTCCCCATCGTCCTCCTGCTCTGTGAGATCGCGATCCTCTTGGCCATGCTGTCCTGTATGTTCCGTACTGCCTGGCTATGtgtgctggctggctgtgcaggtcgctgctgggctgggggaaAGTGA
- the ADAMTSL5 gene encoding ADAMTS-like protein 5 isoform X3: protein MAAIGRRDSLAPRARPEGAHGAGGQIRIQALCSGRDTESRLHHRLHHAGPVLHRQPGRCWWLWRALLLAWLSLGCGIGTTQVPAPRGAMWGPEPPTHTRPRRQPAQGAWGPWGPWSVCSSSCGDGVAFRTRRCLRSAEEEPCTGDQRQYRLCQLQGCPGGSVPFRAMQCSLYDDKPVQGMQTRHRWVPFYGALMGSDGRYVLNGDWSIAWPGPYEAAGTQLLYARSPDGTESLEAPGPTDEDLHVLVLLQEPNPGIEYEFWLPRGLPQRSMVDTSALRQPQPRGAGSPPPAEPPLPTVTPRAWGHITEPLPPRSPPGVRAAAGPCGRCRPPKGRSQRIRHFCQSDFVFRARILARRSVGQEMRYEVQVVTPYRRRFPMVPLEYVWVPDTCGCPTLLGGHEYVLMARRHVNYEHTLNRILLQRDGYARPWSPREERAVREAERHCAHLQ from the exons ATGGCTGCAATAGGGCGGCGGGACAGCCTGGCACCCCGCGCCCGCCCCGAGGGAGCCCACGGTGCCGG AGGGCAGATCCGGATCCAGGCGCTCTGCTCAGGGAGGGACACTGAGTCACGGCTGCACCACCGCCTCCACCACGCAGGTCCCGTCCTGCACCGCCAGCCCGGCAG GTGTTGGTGGCTGTGGCGGGCGCTGCTCCTGGCCTGGCTCAGCCTGGGCTGTGGGATCGGCACCACGCAG GTCCCAGCCCCACGAGGAGCAATGTGGGGTCCTGAGCCCCCCACCCACACTCGGCCCCGCCGGCAGCCAGCTCAGGGTGCGTGGGGGCCGTGGGGGCCGTGGAGTgtctgctccagctcctgcGGGGACGGCGTTGCGTTCCGCACCCGGAGGTGTCTGCG ctctgctgaggagGAGCCGTGCACAGGGGACCAGCGGCAGTACCgcctctgccagctgcag GGCTGCCCTGGCGGCTCGGTGCCGTTCCGTGCCATGCAGTGCTCCCTATATGACGACAAACCCGTGCAGGGCATGCAGACCCGGCACCGCTGGGTGCCCTTCTATGGAG CCCTGATGGGGAGCGACGGACGCTACGTGCTCAATGGGGACTGGTCCATCGCCTGGCCGGGGCCCTACGAGGcagctggcacacagctgctctACGCCCGCAGCCCTGATGGCACCGAGAGCCTGGAGGCACCCGGGCCCACAGACGAGGACCTCCATGTGCTG gtgctgctgcaggagcccaACCCAGGCATTGAGTATGAGTTCTGGTTGCCTCGTGGGCTCCCCCAGCGCAGCATGGTGGACACCAGTGCCCTGCGGCAGCCCCAGCCCCGTGGGGCCGGCAGCCCCCCGCCTGCTGAGCCCCCACTTCCCACAGTGACCCCCAGGGCCTGGGGCCACATCACAGAGCCACTGCCACCGCGAAGCCCCCCTGGggtcagagctgctgcag GGCCATGCGGGCGGTGCCGTCCACCCAAGGGACGCTCCCAGCGCATCCGGCACTTCTGCCAGAGTGACTTCG TGTTCCGAGCGCGGATCCTGGCACGCCGCTCAGTGGGGCAGGAGATGCGCTACGAGGTGCAGGTGGTGACGCCGTACCGGCGCCGCTTCCCCATGGTACCACTGGAGTACGTCTGGGTGCCCGACACGTGCGGCTGCCCCACGCTGCTGGGGGGCCACGAATACGTGCTGATGGCACGGCGGCACGTCAACTACGAGCACACGCTGAACCGCATCCTGCTGCAGCGCGACGGCTACGCGCGGCCGTGGTCACCCCGCGAGGAGCGCGCAGTGCGGGAGGCGGAACGGCACTGCGCCCACCTGCAAtga
- the ADAMTSL5 gene encoding ADAMTS-like protein 5 isoform X2 — translation MAAIGRRDSLAPRARPEGAHGAGCWWLWRALLLAWLSLGCGIGTTQVPAPRGAMWGPEPPTHTRPRRQPAQGAWGPWGPWSVCSSSCGDGVAFRTRRCLRSAEEEPCTGDQRQYRLCQLQGCPGGSVPFRAMQCSLYDDKPVQGMQTRHRWVPFYGAPNVCDLNCLAVGHNFYYTFGRVLDGTRCRPGSTDLCVGGRCLSVGCDGILGMGAQTRVCSRCGGGQDGCLFVHRLFQDTEPFSGHFGYMNVTKIPAGATNIKVTDKSRNFLALMGSDGRYVLNGDWSIAWPGPYEAAGTQLLYARSPDGTESLEAPGPTDEDLHVLVLLQEPNPGIEYEFWLPRGLPQRSMVDTSALRQPQPRGAGSPPPAEPPLPTVTPRAWGHITEPLPPRSPPGVRAAAGPCGRCRPPKGRSQRIRHFCQSDFVFRARILARRSVGQEMRYEVQVVTPYRRRFPMVPLEYVWVPDTCGCPTLLGGHEYVLMARRHVNYEHTLNRILLQRDGYARPWSPREERAVREAERHCAHLQ, via the exons ATGGCTGCAATAGGGCGGCGGGACAGCCTGGCACCCCGCGCCCGCCCCGAGGGAGCCCACGGTGCCGG GTGTTGGTGGCTGTGGCGGGCGCTGCTCCTGGCCTGGCTCAGCCTGGGCTGTGGGATCGGCACCACGCAG GTCCCAGCCCCACGAGGAGCAATGTGGGGTCCTGAGCCCCCCACCCACACTCGGCCCCGCCGGCAGCCAGCTCAGGGTGCGTGGGGGCCGTGGGGGCCGTGGAGTgtctgctccagctcctgcGGGGACGGCGTTGCGTTCCGCACCCGGAGGTGTCTGCG ctctgctgaggagGAGCCGTGCACAGGGGACCAGCGGCAGTACCgcctctgccagctgcag GGCTGCCCTGGCGGCTCGGTGCCGTTCCGTGCCATGCAGTGCTCCCTATATGACGACAAACCCGTGCAGGGCATGCAGACCCGGCACCGCTGGGTGCCCTTCTATGGAG cccccaACGTCTGTGACCTCAACTGCTTGGCTGTGGGGCACAACTTCTACTACACCTTTGGCCGAGTGCTGGATGGCACCCGCTGCAGGCCTGGCTCCACGGATCTGTGCGTCGGTGGGCGCTGCCTG agcgTTGGCTGTGATGGGATCCTAGGCATGGGTGCACAGACCCGTGTCTGCAGCCGGTGCGGTGGCGGGCAGGATGGGTGCCTCTTTGTGCACCGGCTCTTCCAGGACACAGAGCCCTTCTCCG GTCATTTTGGGTACATGAATGTGACCAAGATTCCCGCTGGAGCCACCAACATCAAGGTGACAGACAAGAGCCGCAACTTCCTTG CCCTGATGGGGAGCGACGGACGCTACGTGCTCAATGGGGACTGGTCCATCGCCTGGCCGGGGCCCTACGAGGcagctggcacacagctgctctACGCCCGCAGCCCTGATGGCACCGAGAGCCTGGAGGCACCCGGGCCCACAGACGAGGACCTCCATGTGCTG gtgctgctgcaggagcccaACCCAGGCATTGAGTATGAGTTCTGGTTGCCTCGTGGGCTCCCCCAGCGCAGCATGGTGGACACCAGTGCCCTGCGGCAGCCCCAGCCCCGTGGGGCCGGCAGCCCCCCGCCTGCTGAGCCCCCACTTCCCACAGTGACCCCCAGGGCCTGGGGCCACATCACAGAGCCACTGCCACCGCGAAGCCCCCCTGGggtcagagctgctgcag GGCCATGCGGGCGGTGCCGTCCACCCAAGGGACGCTCCCAGCGCATCCGGCACTTCTGCCAGAGTGACTTCG TGTTCCGAGCGCGGATCCTGGCACGCCGCTCAGTGGGGCAGGAGATGCGCTACGAGGTGCAGGTGGTGACGCCGTACCGGCGCCGCTTCCCCATGGTACCACTGGAGTACGTCTGGGTGCCCGACACGTGCGGCTGCCCCACGCTGCTGGGGGGCCACGAATACGTGCTGATGGCACGGCGGCACGTCAACTACGAGCACACGCTGAACCGCATCCTGCTGCAGCGCGACGGCTACGCGCGGCCGTGGTCACCCCGCGAGGAGCGCGCAGTGCGGGAGGCGGAACGGCACTGCGCCCACCTGCAAtga
- the ADAMTSL5 gene encoding ADAMTS-like protein 5 isoform X1 gives MAAIGRRDSLAPRARPEGAHGAGGQIRIQALCSGRDTESRLHHRLHHAGPVLHRQPGRCWWLWRALLLAWLSLGCGIGTTQVPAPRGAMWGPEPPTHTRPRRQPAQGAWGPWGPWSVCSSSCGDGVAFRTRRCLRSAEEEPCTGDQRQYRLCQLQGCPGGSVPFRAMQCSLYDDKPVQGMQTRHRWVPFYGAPNVCDLNCLAVGHNFYYTFGRVLDGTRCRPGSTDLCVGGRCLSVGCDGILGMGAQTRVCSRCGGGQDGCLFVHRLFQDTEPFSGHFGYMNVTKIPAGATNIKVTDKSRNFLALMGSDGRYVLNGDWSIAWPGPYEAAGTQLLYARSPDGTESLEAPGPTDEDLHVLVLLQEPNPGIEYEFWLPRGLPQRSMVDTSALRQPQPRGAGSPPPAEPPLPTVTPRAWGHITEPLPPRSPPGVRAAAGPCGRCRPPKGRSQRIRHFCQSDFVFRARILARRSVGQEMRYEVQVVTPYRRRFPMVPLEYVWVPDTCGCPTLLGGHEYVLMARRHVNYEHTLNRILLQRDGYARPWSPREERAVREAERHCAHLQ, from the exons ATGGCTGCAATAGGGCGGCGGGACAGCCTGGCACCCCGCGCCCGCCCCGAGGGAGCCCACGGTGCCGG AGGGCAGATCCGGATCCAGGCGCTCTGCTCAGGGAGGGACACTGAGTCACGGCTGCACCACCGCCTCCACCACGCAGGTCCCGTCCTGCACCGCCAGCCCGGCAG GTGTTGGTGGCTGTGGCGGGCGCTGCTCCTGGCCTGGCTCAGCCTGGGCTGTGGGATCGGCACCACGCAG GTCCCAGCCCCACGAGGAGCAATGTGGGGTCCTGAGCCCCCCACCCACACTCGGCCCCGCCGGCAGCCAGCTCAGGGTGCGTGGGGGCCGTGGGGGCCGTGGAGTgtctgctccagctcctgcGGGGACGGCGTTGCGTTCCGCACCCGGAGGTGTCTGCG ctctgctgaggagGAGCCGTGCACAGGGGACCAGCGGCAGTACCgcctctgccagctgcag GGCTGCCCTGGCGGCTCGGTGCCGTTCCGTGCCATGCAGTGCTCCCTATATGACGACAAACCCGTGCAGGGCATGCAGACCCGGCACCGCTGGGTGCCCTTCTATGGAG cccccaACGTCTGTGACCTCAACTGCTTGGCTGTGGGGCACAACTTCTACTACACCTTTGGCCGAGTGCTGGATGGCACCCGCTGCAGGCCTGGCTCCACGGATCTGTGCGTCGGTGGGCGCTGCCTG agcgTTGGCTGTGATGGGATCCTAGGCATGGGTGCACAGACCCGTGTCTGCAGCCGGTGCGGTGGCGGGCAGGATGGGTGCCTCTTTGTGCACCGGCTCTTCCAGGACACAGAGCCCTTCTCCG GTCATTTTGGGTACATGAATGTGACCAAGATTCCCGCTGGAGCCACCAACATCAAGGTGACAGACAAGAGCCGCAACTTCCTTG CCCTGATGGGGAGCGACGGACGCTACGTGCTCAATGGGGACTGGTCCATCGCCTGGCCGGGGCCCTACGAGGcagctggcacacagctgctctACGCCCGCAGCCCTGATGGCACCGAGAGCCTGGAGGCACCCGGGCCCACAGACGAGGACCTCCATGTGCTG gtgctgctgcaggagcccaACCCAGGCATTGAGTATGAGTTCTGGTTGCCTCGTGGGCTCCCCCAGCGCAGCATGGTGGACACCAGTGCCCTGCGGCAGCCCCAGCCCCGTGGGGCCGGCAGCCCCCCGCCTGCTGAGCCCCCACTTCCCACAGTGACCCCCAGGGCCTGGGGCCACATCACAGAGCCACTGCCACCGCGAAGCCCCCCTGGggtcagagctgctgcag GGCCATGCGGGCGGTGCCGTCCACCCAAGGGACGCTCCCAGCGCATCCGGCACTTCTGCCAGAGTGACTTCG TGTTCCGAGCGCGGATCCTGGCACGCCGCTCAGTGGGGCAGGAGATGCGCTACGAGGTGCAGGTGGTGACGCCGTACCGGCGCCGCTTCCCCATGGTACCACTGGAGTACGTCTGGGTGCCCGACACGTGCGGCTGCCCCACGCTGCTGGGGGGCCACGAATACGTGCTGATGGCACGGCGGCACGTCAACTACGAGCACACGCTGAACCGCATCCTGCTGCAGCGCGACGGCTACGCGCGGCCGTGGTCACCCCGCGAGGAGCGCGCAGTGCGGGAGGCGGAACGGCACTGCGCCCACCTGCAAtga
- the REEP6 gene encoding receptor expression-enhancing protein 6 codes for MGSVQQRLQRFLDRPGPLSDFLGRLESRTGVRRLYLATGSLAFLGLYLVFGYGASLVCNLIGFAYPAYVSIKAIESSSKEDDTTWLTYWVVYGVFSIAEFFSDIFLYWFPFYYAGKCLFLVWCMAPVSWNGSQVLYHNVIRPCFLKHHRAVDTVLGDLSTKALDAASAITREASGTAVKLAQEAKSK; via the exons ATGGGCTCCGTGCAGCAGCGCCTGCAGCGTTTCCTCGACCGCCCCGGGCCGCTCTCCGACTTCCTCGGCCGCCTGGAGTCTCGCACCGGAGTCCGCCGGCTCTACCTGGCTACAG GTTCCCTGGCCTTCCTGGGGCTGTACCTGGTGTTTGGCTACGGTGCCTCACTGGTCTGCAACCTCATTGGCTTCGCCTACCCTGCATATGTCTC CATTAAAGCCATCGAGAGCTCCAGCAAGGAGGATGACACCACGTGGCTCACATACTGGGTGGTTTACGGCGTCTTCAGCATAGCTGAATTCTTCTCTGACATTTTCCTCTACTGGTTCCCCTTCTACTACGCTGGGAAG TGCCTGTTCCTGGTGTGGTGCATGGCCCCGGTGTCTTGGAATGGCTCACAGGTGCTCTACCACAACGTCATCCGCCCCTGCTTCCTCAAGCACCACCGTGCTGTGGACACAGTGCTCGGCGACCTCAGCACCAAAGCACTGGATGCAGCCTCTGCCATCACCAGAGAAG CCTCCGGGACCGCCGTGAAGCTGGCACAGGAAGCGAAGAGCAAATGA